One stretch of Thermoproteota archaeon DNA includes these proteins:
- the rfbB gene encoding dTDP-glucose 4,6-dehydratase, with the protein MKILVTGGLGFIGSNFINKILEEFSEHQVVNVDSEFYGSNQKNVQKVAHSKKYSYFKGNICNHDLMKKLINGCDIIVNFAAESFVDRSIANAKPFFDSNTYGVFNILEIIKNTEKRFIQISTDEVFGSLQSGTANENSVFNPSSPYAATKASAELLIKSYVKTYNCDCLITRCTNNYGPQQYPEKLIPKVILLAKQEKKIPIYGNGRNVRDWIYVNDHCNAIIDVMKNGNSGETYNISANNEVDNLAIIKNILSIMNKSEDLIEFVEDRPGHDFRYSMNSEKIRKNLGWKEFTSLEKGLALTVNWYLTNVEWWKELGLNVLTSSPWKT; encoded by the coding sequence TTGAAGATTTTAGTGACAGGAGGATTAGGATTTATTGGAAGTAATTTTATCAATAAAATATTAGAAGAGTTTTCTGAACATCAAGTAGTAAATGTAGATTCCGAATTTTATGGTTCAAACCAGAAAAATGTACAAAAAGTCGCCCATTCAAAAAAATATAGTTATTTCAAAGGAAATATTTGCAATCACGATCTGATGAAAAAATTGATTAACGGTTGTGACATTATTGTTAATTTTGCAGCAGAATCATTTGTTGATAGAAGTATTGCAAATGCTAAACCATTTTTTGATTCAAATACATATGGAGTATTTAACATATTAGAGATTATAAAGAATACAGAAAAGAGATTTATTCAAATATCAACTGATGAAGTGTTCGGTAGCTTACAAAGTGGCACAGCCAATGAGAATTCGGTGTTTAATCCATCAAGTCCGTATGCAGCAACAAAAGCATCTGCTGAATTATTGATTAAGTCATATGTCAAGACATACAATTGTGATTGCTTGATTACTAGATGTACAAATAACTATGGTCCACAACAATATCCAGAGAAACTAATTCCAAAGGTTATTCTATTAGCAAAGCAGGAAAAAAAAATTCCAATATATGGAAATGGTAGAAACGTTAGAGACTGGATTTATGTAAATGATCATTGTAATGCCATTATAGATGTCATGAAAAATGGAAATAGTGGTGAGACATATAATATATCTGCAAATAATGAAGTAGATAATTTAGCAATTATTAAAAATATTTTATCAATAATGAACAAATCAGAAGATTTGATTGAATTTGTTGAAGATAGGCCAGGGCATGATTTTCGATACAGTATGAATTCAGAAAAAATTAGAAAAAATCTAGGATGGAAGGAATTTACCTCATTAGAAAAAGGTTTAGCATTAACGGTTAATTGGTATCTAACAAATGTTGAATGGTGGAAGGAATTAGGACTTAATGTATTGACTTCTTCACCTTGGAAAACTTGA
- a CDS encoding SDR family NAD(P)-dependent oxidoreductase, with protein MFDGKRFLISGGNSSVGIAISELLLQNGAHLVLLYNKNRNNIDTLLTKNQNLKSKINTLQIDLMDESEIKDKIPTLVKDFPISGFIHSVSLPLSMKNITDLTWNDFQRQFDLQCRSFFTLLLEILPSMKEQKYGKVITILTTGVIGKPPNNMSDYIVGKYSLLGLTKTLAGELIRFGITINSISPPMMDTPLTENLPNALKKIISSQNPSGKLADSNDIAPVALFLSSKLSDNISGENIIVGSGQTMH; from the coding sequence ATGTTTGATGGAAAAAGATTTTTGATTTCTGGTGGAAACAGCTCTGTTGGAATTGCTATATCTGAATTACTTTTACAAAATGGAGCACATTTGGTTTTACTCTATAATAAAAATCGGAATAATATTGATACACTTTTAACGAAAAATCAGAATTTAAAATCAAAAATAAATACCCTTCAAATTGATTTAATGGATGAATCTGAAATCAAAGATAAAATTCCTACATTAGTAAAAGATTTTCCGATATCTGGATTCATACATTCTGTGAGCCTTCCCCTATCGATGAAAAATATTACCGACTTAACTTGGAATGATTTTCAAAGGCAGTTTGATCTACAATGCCGTTCATTCTTTACCTTGCTTTTAGAAATTTTACCTTCAATGAAGGAGCAAAAATATGGTAAAGTAATCACTATTCTAACAACTGGTGTTATTGGTAAACCTCCTAATAATATGTCTGATTATATTGTTGGAAAATATTCGCTTTTAGGATTAACAAAAACACTAGCTGGTGAATTGATTCGGTTTGGAATAACAATTAACTCGATTTCTCCTCCTATGATGGACACTCCTCTGACTGAAAATTTACCAAATGCATTAAAGAAAATTATTTCTAGTCAAAATCCTTCTGGTAAATTAGCTGATTCTAATGATATTGCACCAGTAGCTCTTTTTTTGAGCTCAAAACTTTCTGATAATATTTCTGGCGAAAACATAATTGTAGGATCTGGTCAAACTATGCATTAA
- a CDS encoding sulfotransferase, protein MKKPNFFIVGMARAGTTTLANYLNQHPDVYIPPQKEIHYFIKEPQDGIQGPKNLSDYLEIFRDAGPAIAIGDASVTYYSSPSAPKLIYDFNSESKIIITVRDPVDRAYSAWLARWSMGYEKLSFRNAMKRDYESNEIFNYYNDGLTSHIETWKKQFSEENLRVVFFKDWIKTPQKIINELWTFLNIKEHIELKITHENEFGMASNQITRTLIQNDASRNVVRKFIPLSLRRKVGKKILNDHKKPELSQEDKEFVKKLFEKNFN, encoded by the coding sequence ATGAAAAAACCAAATTTTTTTATTGTTGGCATGGCACGTGCTGGGACAACAACTTTAGCTAATTATCTAAACCAACATCCTGATGTATACATACCTCCACAAAAAGAAATTCACTATTTTATTAAAGAGCCACAGGATGGAATACAAGGTCCAAAAAATCTTAGTGACTATTTAGAAATTTTTAGGGACGCAGGGCCTGCTATTGCAATAGGTGATGCTTCTGTCACATATTATTCAAGTCCATCGGCACCAAAACTAATTTATGATTTTAATTCTGAATCGAAAATCATCATCACAGTAAGGGATCCGGTTGACAGAGCTTATTCTGCATGGTTAGCTCGTTGGTCAATGGGTTATGAAAAACTTTCATTTCGTAATGCCATGAAACGAGATTATGAAAGTAATGAAATTTTTAATTATTATAATGATGGTTTGACTTCACATATAGAAACTTGGAAAAAACAATTTTCGGAAGAAAATCTTAGAGTGGTATTTTTTAAAGATTGGATAAAAACTCCCCAAAAAATAATTAATGAGTTATGGACATTTTTGAATATCAAGGAACATATAGAATTAAAGATTACACATGAAAATGAATTTGGGATGGCATCAAACCAAATCACAAGAACATTAATTCAGAACGATGCAAGCAGAAATGTTGTTAGAAAATTTATACCACTTTCTTTAAGACGTAAAGTTGGAAAAAAAATTCTTAATGATCATAAAAAACCAGAACTTTCCCAGGAAGATAAAGAATTTGTAAAGAAGTTATTTGAGAAAAACTTCAATTAA
- a CDS encoding acyl carrier protein: MSKKLFEILSQVFSVPISEINDESSPDTIEKWDSFNSLVLIDELESAFNLKFTVAEMTDTHSVADIKRHLKNRGVSLDE; encoded by the coding sequence ATGTCTAAAAAATTATTCGAAATTTTATCACAGGTATTTTCAGTACCAATTTCAGAGATTAATGACGAATCGAGTCCTGATACAATTGAAAAATGGGATTCATTTAACAGTCTTGTCTTAATTGATGAATTAGAGAGTGCATTTAATCTAAAGTTTACTGTTGCAGAAATGACAGATACGCATTCAGTAGCAGACATAAAACGACATTTAAAAAACCGTGGTGTCTCCTTGGATGAATGA
- a CDS encoding glucose-1-phosphate thymidylyltransferase, whose protein sequence is MKGIILHGGHGTRLRPLTHTGPKQLLPIANKPMSQYCLESLRDAGIIDVAIIIGGNGSEKVKEYYGSGEKFGVKISYIEQDLPRGIAHAVGLCESFVSKDKFIVFLGDNLIQKKINRLVDEFSKSDNDASILLCEVDNPTRFGIADVNDGRIKKIIEKPKNPPSNLAVTGIYFLTESIFQVIKKLKPSWRNEFEITDALQLLLDEGKKISYNIVTDYWKDTGTPEDIIHANKTVLNNLEPYFYGIKEEGVKLSGKIFVGKNTVIKKDTQIEGPVIVGDDCEISNARIGPNTSIGDKTKISKCSIRDTIVMSNCDIDSELQIRNSIIAKNSSIKTKTEKDGEKQFLLGEGTKILF, encoded by the coding sequence ATGAAAGGCATAATATTACATGGGGGACATGGAACCAGACTTAGACCATTAACCCATACAGGACCTAAACAATTACTCCCGATTGCTAATAAGCCCATGTCTCAATATTGTTTAGAATCTCTTAGGGATGCAGGTATTATAGATGTAGCCATAATAATTGGAGGGAATGGTTCTGAAAAAGTTAAAGAGTATTACGGTAGTGGAGAAAAATTTGGTGTAAAAATTAGTTATATTGAGCAAGATTTGCCTAGGGGAATTGCTCATGCAGTAGGATTATGTGAAAGTTTTGTTAGCAAAGATAAATTCATAGTTTTTTTGGGAGATAATTTAATCCAGAAAAAAATTAACAGGCTTGTTGATGAGTTTTCAAAATCAGATAATGATGCTTCTATTTTATTATGTGAGGTAGACAATCCTACAAGATTCGGAATTGCAGATGTAAATGATGGGAGGATTAAAAAAATAATTGAAAAACCAAAGAATCCTCCATCAAATCTTGCTGTTACGGGGATTTATTTTTTAACTGAATCAATTTTTCAAGTAATTAAAAAATTAAAACCATCATGGAGAAATGAATTTGAGATAACAGATGCCCTGCAATTGTTGCTTGATGAGGGAAAAAAAATTTCGTACAATATTGTAACAGACTATTGGAAGGATACTGGAACTCCAGAAGATATTATTCATGCAAATAAGACTGTATTAAATAACTTAGAACCGTATTTTTATGGAATTAAAGAGGAAGGTGTAAAGTTATCTGGAAAAATTTTTGTTGGCAAAAATACCGTCATTAAAAAAGATACTCAAATTGAAGGTCCTGTTATAGTAGGTGATGATTGTGAGATATCTAATGCAAGGATTGGTCCAAATACAAGCATAGGTGATAAAACAAAAATTTCAAAGTGTAGTATTAGGGACACTATAGTAATGTCAAATTGCGATATAGATAGTGAATTGCAAATTAGGAATAGCATTATCGCAAAAAATTCTTCCATTAAAACAAAAACTGAGAAAGATGGAGAGAAACAGTTTCTTTTAGGAGAAGGAACAAAAATATTATTTTAA
- a CDS encoding enoyl-CoA hydratase — MNETYKKFTLNELAIGQKEQFDVLITESLINQFAEISGDFNPLHMKSEYAKQNGFAGRVCHGMLLSSFFSRLVGMYLPGIHALYFSQSLNFKNPCYINDKITIEGEILDKSDASKILTLKTIIKKDSGEIVVEGNAKVIVRNHV, encoded by the coding sequence ATGAATGAAACTTACAAAAAGTTTACACTAAATGAATTAGCTATAGGCCAAAAAGAACAATTTGATGTTTTAATTACCGAGTCCCTGATTAATCAATTTGCTGAAATATCTGGGGATTTTAATCCACTACATATGAAATCCGAATATGCAAAACAAAATGGTTTTGCTGGTAGAGTATGTCATGGAATGCTATTATCGTCATTTTTTTCCAGATTGGTTGGAATGTATCTACCAGGAATTCATGCTTTATATTTTTCTCAATCTCTTAATTTTAAAAATCCTTGTTACATAAATGATAAAATCACAATAGAAGGGGAAATATTAGATAAAAGTGACGCTAGCAAAATTTTAACTTTAAAAACAATAATAAAAAAAGATTCGGGAGAAATAGTTGTAGAAGGAAATGCCAAAGTAATAGTGAGAAACCATGTTTGA
- a CDS encoding N-acetyl sugar amidotransferase yields the protein MKYCQKCLMPDTRPGIKFQNGVCTGCINFEKQKTTDWNLRKNQLEKLCNRYRNKNSDYDCAIAISGGKDSHFQVYFIKEVMKMNPVLLTVGNIDSTETGKSNLENISETFGCDIISHIPNRNVLKKITKITFERYGFPTWYVDSLIYAFPIKMTINLNLELLIYGEDVNYTYGGKYDEETPSALLQPKNDVVKPIHDELIDEGVVSKKELNSSRIPTLEFCKQHNFNPIYLSYFTPWNSHRNFEIAKRWGFRHLGHEYKKENTIEDYNSIDSITYLLSEFLKYTKYGHASATQMASRWIRYGMTTREEMIPIVKKLDGVLDQGIVDGFCSFADISVKKFYEILDKWYNPELFEQDQYGLWHKKFEVGQN from the coding sequence ATGAAGTATTGCCAAAAATGCTTAATGCCAGATACAAGACCAGGTATTAAATTTCAAAATGGGGTTTGTACAGGATGTATTAATTTTGAAAAACAAAAAACAACAGATTGGAATTTGCGAAAAAACCAGCTTGAAAAATTATGTAACAGATATAGGAACAAAAACAGTGATTATGATTGTGCAATAGCTATTTCTGGTGGAAAAGATTCACATTTTCAAGTATATTTTATAAAAGAGGTTATGAAGATGAATCCAGTATTATTAACTGTAGGTAATATTGATTCCACAGAAACTGGAAAATCAAACTTAGAGAACATTTCTGAAACTTTTGGATGTGATATTATTTCACACATTCCCAATAGAAATGTCTTGAAAAAAATTACAAAAATAACATTTGAGAGATATGGGTTTCCTACATGGTATGTTGATTCTTTAATCTATGCTTTCCCAATAAAAATGACCATTAACTTAAATCTTGAATTATTAATCTATGGAGAAGATGTGAATTATACATACGGTGGTAAGTATGATGAAGAAACTCCTTCAGCGTTATTGCAACCAAAAAATGATGTGGTTAAACCAATTCATGATGAGCTTATTGATGAAGGAGTTGTCTCCAAAAAAGAATTGAATTCAAGCCGAATTCCAACTTTAGAATTTTGTAAACAACATAACTTTAATCCGATTTACTTAAGTTATTTCACACCATGGAATTCACATAGAAATTTTGAAATTGCTAAGCGCTGGGGTTTTAGACATTTAGGACATGAGTATAAAAAAGAAAACACTATTGAAGATTATAATTCAATTGATTCTATTACATACTTACTAAGTGAGTTTCTTAAATACACAAAATACGGTCATGCGTCAGCTACACAAATGGCATCGAGATGGATTCGTTACGGAATGACAACTAGAGAAGAAATGATACCAATTGTAAAAAAACTTGATGGAGTACTTGATCAAGGTATTGTAGATGGTTTTTGCTCTTTTGCAGATATTTCAGTTAAGAAATTTTATGAAATTTTAGATAAATGGTACAATCCAGAATTATTTGAACAAGATCAGTATGGGTTATGGCATAAGAAATTTGAAGTAGGACAGAATTAA
- a CDS encoding holo-ACP synthase produces MIENFGIGIDIINVSRFQKQPYEKKSSFYRKLFSPSEIKYCLKFKDPYQRFAGKFALKEAVKKSIKEPITFLEIETYHKNSKPCIRLTDKYHKKYRLLCSISHDSGIALGIVISEKIN; encoded by the coding sequence ATGATTGAAAATTTTGGAATCGGAATTGATATAATTAATGTTTCACGTTTCCAAAAACAACCTTATGAAAAAAAATCATCATTTTATCGTAAGCTATTCTCGCCCTCCGAAATAAAATATTGTTTAAAATTTAAAGATCCATACCAAAGATTTGCAGGAAAGTTTGCCTTAAAGGAAGCAGTCAAAAAATCAATCAAGGAACCTATAACTTTTCTAGAAATTGAGACATATCATAAAAATTCTAAACCCTGTATAAGATTGACAGACAAGTATCATAAAAAATACAGATTATTATGCTCCATTAGTCATGATAGCGGGATTGCTTTAGGCATAGTAATTTCTGAAAAAATAAATTAA
- a CDS encoding gfo/Idh/MocA family oxidoreductase — MKVLIIGLGSIGLRHVRNLLTNTTYKIVIFTKRKYPEFKENKRITLSDSLEKCLQEKPTVAFITNETAYHISLATLLTKNGLDLFIEKPLSNSLDGIKKLQKITKQKKLITQIGCNLRFHKCIKRIKKLITQKKIGKIVSVQCETGSFLPDWHPYEDYRNGYAAKKELGGGVILTMIHDIDYLYWFFGKPIQVFSTSGKFSDLKISVEDYSASIIKFKKNITAELHLDFFQRPEFRSIKIKGTKGIIYWDSETNEIKLFSNQNNKWISVLKLKKFDRNQMYVDEMNHFLKCVKSKKKTINSLSEGIDTLKIALAMKNSAKYGRVIRLAF; from the coding sequence GTGAAAGTACTTATTATTGGATTAGGTTCTATCGGATTGCGTCATGTTAGAAACCTTCTAACAAATACAACGTATAAGATTGTAATTTTTACGAAAAGGAAATACCCCGAATTCAAAGAAAATAAGAGAATAACTCTTTCCGATTCATTAGAAAAATGTTTACAAGAGAAACCAACAGTTGCTTTTATTACTAATGAAACTGCATATCATATTTCCTTAGCTACTTTATTGACAAAAAATGGACTTGATCTGTTTATTGAAAAACCATTATCAAATTCATTAGACGGAATAAAAAAATTACAGAAAATTACGAAACAAAAAAAATTAATCACTCAAATTGGATGTAATTTACGATTTCATAAATGTATTAAGAGAATTAAGAAATTAATCACACAAAAAAAAATTGGGAAAATAGTTTCTGTACAATGTGAAACTGGATCCTTTTTACCAGATTGGCATCCATATGAAGATTATAGGAATGGATATGCAGCTAAAAAAGAATTAGGAGGAGGTGTGATCCTTACAATGATACATGATATAGATTATTTGTATTGGTTCTTTGGGAAACCTATCCAAGTTTTTTCTACCTCAGGAAAATTTAGTGACTTGAAAATATCTGTTGAAGATTATTCAGCTAGCATTATAAAATTTAAAAAAAATATTACTGCAGAGCTTCATTTAGATTTCTTTCAACGACCTGAATTTCGTAGCATTAAGATTAAAGGTACTAAAGGAATAATATATTGGGATTCTGAAACAAATGAAATAAAATTATTTAGTAATCAAAATAATAAATGGATTAGTGTATTAAAATTAAAAAAATTCGATAGAAATCAAATGTATGTGGATGAGATGAACCATTTTCTAAAATGTGTTAAATCAAAAAAGAAGACGATAAATAGCTTAAGCGAGGGCATTGATACATTGAAAATTGCTTTAGCTATGAAAAACTCTGCAAAATATGGGAGAGTAATACGTCTTGCATTTTAA
- a CDS encoding WxcM-like domain-containing protein: MIEPFSKKLEKYSTKDVSDSHVNGSLTVIWRDWDKIISHDPKMVYVSSVNPGEIKGPHIHTQRNSFFTCIHGRVIFIIKDKNNTYLEIESSEDEPVMVFVPKNFASAHINLSKNISRVLTLADVAWRPNDNEMINTQFTDYDFNKWK, from the coding sequence ATGATTGAACCCTTTTCAAAAAAATTAGAAAAATATTCGACAAAAGATGTTTCTGATAGTCATGTTAACGGCTCTTTAACTGTAATATGGAGAGATTGGGATAAAATCATCTCACATGATCCAAAAATGGTTTATGTTAGTTCTGTTAATCCTGGAGAAATAAAAGGCCCACATATTCACACACAAAGAAATAGTTTTTTTACTTGCATACACGGAAGAGTAATTTTCATTATTAAAGACAAAAATAATACATATTTAGAAATTGAATCAAGTGAGGATGAACCTGTAATGGTCTTTGTTCCTAAAAACTTTGCATCTGCACACATAAATTTATCAAAAAATATCTCTCGTGTTTTAACACTTGCTGATGTCGCATGGAGACCAAATGATAATGAGATGATAAATACACAATTTACAGACTATGATTTTAACAAATGGAAATAA
- a CDS encoding HAD-IIIC family phosphatase, which produces MNEKKLSYYMNKSKSIIPNSFEKKLRIAILGSFTLNGLDETLRVKCSEVKIGCSTYVGPYGQYQQEILDHTSNLYKFSPNITFLLLDVRNLLGNYFYFPYTVSEDERKEIINHKFDELCNLIENFKHNSNSKLFLSNFTIPTFSPYGIFEMKMNYGLQEMIFDINSRLKNFAKENDFLYLFDMNRFFNFYGEKNVFDYHQFFVGDIKISLDHIPYLAHELMGFIKAVMGLNKKCIVLDLDNTLWGGIIGEDGFEGIQLGPDQKGRMFVEFQNILLSFHQRGIILAINSKNNFDDAIKVIKEHPYMVLKENNFSSMKINWNDKVSNMKEISNELNIGLDSIVFFDDDPTNRELMKSMIPDVLTVDLPPDAAQFSKILSMMNDFNLLKITSDDLNRGKMYSEQRLRNELRQSTTNLDDFLKQLDIKIKFLHPDEFTIPRISQLTMKTNQFNLTTKRYQEEEIGQMSKSENYLVGCAQIIDKFGDNGITGVYIVNKENNDEWVLDTFLLSCRVMGRRVEDGILSHILMTAKTQGVKKIKGKFIPTKKNKPAEDFLKNYGFTKEEDFWIYSLDNEIKIPKHLEMSLQ; this is translated from the coding sequence ATGAATGAAAAAAAATTGTCATATTATATGAATAAATCAAAAAGCATTATTCCAAATTCTTTTGAGAAAAAATTACGAATAGCAATTTTAGGTAGTTTTACACTTAATGGATTGGATGAAACATTACGCGTTAAGTGCTCAGAGGTTAAAATTGGCTGTTCTACCTATGTTGGACCTTATGGCCAATATCAGCAGGAGATTTTAGATCATACAAGTAATTTGTACAAATTTTCTCCAAATATTACATTTTTACTTTTAGATGTCAGAAACTTGTTAGGAAATTATTTTTATTTTCCGTATACTGTTTCTGAGGATGAAAGAAAAGAAATTATAAATCATAAATTTGATGAACTTTGTAATCTAATAGAAAATTTCAAACATAATTCAAACTCTAAATTATTCTTATCAAATTTCACGATTCCAACATTTTCTCCCTATGGGATTTTTGAAATGAAAATGAATTATGGTTTGCAAGAAATGATTTTTGATATAAATTCTAGACTTAAAAATTTTGCAAAAGAAAATGATTTTCTATATTTGTTTGATATGAATAGATTTTTTAATTTTTATGGTGAAAAAAATGTTTTTGATTATCACCAATTTTTTGTAGGCGACATTAAGATTTCATTAGATCACATTCCATATCTCGCACATGAATTAATGGGCTTCATCAAAGCGGTAATGGGTTTGAATAAAAAATGTATTGTTCTAGATTTAGATAATACCTTATGGGGAGGAATTATCGGCGAGGATGGATTTGAAGGAATACAATTAGGTCCTGATCAGAAAGGTAGAATGTTTGTTGAATTTCAAAATATTTTATTATCATTTCATCAACGTGGAATAATCCTAGCAATTAACAGTAAAAATAATTTTGATGATGCTATTAAAGTTATAAAAGAACATCCATACATGGTACTCAAAGAAAATAATTTTTCATCAATGAAAATCAATTGGAATGATAAAGTCAGTAATATGAAAGAAATTTCTAATGAGCTAAATATTGGTTTAGACAGCATTGTGTTCTTTGATGATGATCCCACAAATCGTGAACTAATGAAATCAATGATTCCAGATGTGTTAACTGTAGATTTACCCCCAGATGCAGCTCAATTTTCAAAAATTTTATCCATGATGAATGATTTCAATTTACTTAAAATAACGTCAGATGATCTCAATCGTGGTAAAATGTATTCTGAACAAAGACTTCGGAATGAACTTCGCCAATCCACTACAAATCTTGATGATTTTTTAAAACAACTTGACATTAAAATCAAATTTTTACATCCAGATGAATTTACCATACCAAGAATTTCACAGCTTACTATGAAAACAAATCAATTTAATCTAACAACAAAACGATATCAAGAAGAAGAAATTGGGCAAATGTCAAAATCAGAAAATTATCTTGTAGGATGTGCTCAAATTATTGATAAATTTGGTGATAATGGAATTACGGGTGTTTATATTGTAAATAAAGAAAATAATGACGAATGGGTACTGGATACATTCTTGCTGTCTTGTAGAGTTATGGGACGACGTGTTGAGGATGGAATACTAAGCCATATTCTTATGACAGCTAAAACGCAAGGAGTAAAAAAAATCAAAGGTAAATTTATTCCAACCAAAAAAAATAAACCAGCAGAAGATTTTCTAAAAAATTATGGTTTTACTAAAGAAGAAGATTTTTGGATTTATTCTTTAGATAATGAGATAAAAATTCCAAAACATTTGGAGATGTCTTTACAATAA
- a CDS encoding acyltransferase, with translation MEKKEFNDALSMNEAEIMEYYGLKGGFGRFRLKLKILRSWILHSLAYSSPVSSFVEKMQRMRGVQIGENCHFCPYVQLDLIYPSLIKICDNVTLGSNCMIFAHSNPTANLFLKKNHYPRKVENVTIESGVVLNPGVIVLAGVKIGCNSIISPGSVVTEDIPEYCIAVGNPARVIKKINH, from the coding sequence ATGGAAAAAAAAGAATTCAATGATGCTTTATCAATGAATGAGGCAGAAATAATGGAATATTATGGTCTAAAAGGAGGTTTTGGAAGATTTCGCCTTAAATTAAAAATCCTAAGATCGTGGATTTTACATTCATTAGCTTATTCATCCCCAGTTTCCAGTTTTGTTGAAAAAATGCAACGTATGAGAGGCGTTCAAATTGGAGAAAATTGTCATTTTTGTCCATATGTACAACTAGATTTAATCTATCCAAGTTTAATTAAAATCTGTGATAATGTAACTCTGGGTTCAAATTGTATGATATTTGCACATTCCAACCCAACGGCAAATTTATTTTTAAAAAAGAATCACTATCCAAGAAAAGTTGAAAATGTGACAATTGAATCAGGAGTCGTTCTAAATCCAGGAGTGATTGTGCTTGCAGGAGTAAAAATAGGATGTAATTCAATAATTTCACCAGGTAGTGTAGTAACAGAAGATATTCCAGAATATTGTATTGCAGTAGGCAATCCTGCAAGAGTAATTAAAAAAATAAACCATTAA
- a CDS encoding glycosyltransferase family 2 protein: MNPKISIIILNYNAGDLLLNCVESVFKTNYENYEVIVVDNLSIDKSHIRCKEEFPQICLIENKKNYGYCEGNNIGIRNAKGDFIVILNPDTIVDENWLNELITAYDKFGSGLYQPKILSLYEKDILQSTGNLLHIFGFGFARDKGIKDFDKRKQVEKIGYASGTCLFTSAKILDELDLFDEFLFLYHDDLDLGWRAAQLGIPSFYVPKSMVFHAESYSLKWSARKFYWLERNRKYCLLTRYSKETYKKIRLALILVEVLVWAYYCSKGFFITKLKVEIFIFKNKKIIAEKYFEIEKKKIISDKELIKNFPDEIFVPENVMPGLLNKGFNSIISKLSRIAKKSVLVDD; this comes from the coding sequence ATGAATCCAAAAATAAGTATTATTATTTTAAATTATAATGCAGGGGACTTACTACTAAATTGTGTTGAATCTGTCTTTAAAACTAACTATGAAAATTATGAGGTGATAGTTGTTGACAATCTATCGATTGATAAAAGTCACATAAGATGTAAAGAAGAATTTCCCCAGATCTGCCTAATTGAAAATAAAAAAAATTACGGATATTGTGAAGGAAATAACATAGGCATAAGAAATGCAAAAGGAGATTTCATCGTCATATTAAATCCAGATACAATTGTGGATGAAAATTGGTTAAATGAGCTTATAACCGCATATGATAAATTTGGAAGTGGATTATATCAGCCAAAAATTCTATCACTATATGAAAAAGATATTCTTCAAAGCACAGGAAATTTGCTTCATATTTTTGGATTTGGTTTTGCAAGAGATAAAGGGATTAAGGATTTTGATAAAAGAAAGCAAGTAGAAAAAATAGGATATGCTTCAGGAACATGTCTATTTACATCTGCCAAAATTCTTGATGAATTAGATCTATTTGATGAATTCCTTTTCTTGTATCATGATGACTTAGATTTGGGGTGGAGAGCAGCACAGTTAGGAATACCCTCATTTTATGTTCCTAAATCAATGGTTTTTCATGCTGAAAGTTATTCATTAAAATGGAGTGCAAGAAAATTTTATTGGTTAGAAAGAAATAGAAAATATTGTCTTCTTACAAGATATTCTAAAGAAACATATAAGAAAATTAGACTGGCATTAATTTTAGTAGAAGTGTTAGTGTGGGCATATTATTGCTCTAAAGGATTTTTCATAACAAAATTGAAAGTAGAGATATTTATTTTTAAAAATAAAAAAATTATAGCAGAAAAATATTTTGAAATTGAAAAAAAGAAAATCATATCAGATAAAGAATTAATAAAAAACTTTCCCGATGAAATTTTTGTGCCTGAAAATGTTATGCCAGGATTATTAAATAAGGGATTCAATTCCATTATTTCAAAATTAAGTAGAATTGCAAAAAAATCAGTACTTGTAGATGATTAA